The DNA region CCGAATCAGGCTGGAGACACCCGAATCGGTCACGCCAAAATCGGCTAGAAATTCTTTGCCTTCCTCCTCACTTAAATCAATCAGTTCGGACTCCAGACGTGCACTGATACTCACACACTCTGCCCCATGGTGATCGGCTGCGTATTTCTTAACCTGGGTAACGTAAGGATTCGCTTCCGGATCCAGCAAGTCATTCTCAGCCACGTTTGCTGCGAAAAGGGTTGGTTTGGAAGACAAGAGGAAAAGTTGTTTCAAAAGCACTTTTTCCTCATCTGTCATTGGCAACGTTAGCGCAGGTTTTCCATCATTTAAGTGGGGAAGAAGTCTCTCGATCAGATCGACTTCGGCTTTGGCTTCTTTATCCCCTCCCCGGGCCATCTTTAAGGATTTGTGGTGTTTCTTTTCAGCGGATGCCATGTCCGCCAAAATGAGTTCGGCATTGATAATCTCAATATCCCGGATCGGATCCACGCCTCCCATGGTATGAATGATGTCGTCGTCATCAAAACAGCGGACGACCTGAATGATGGCGTCACATTCCCGGATATTGGCGAGAAATTGATTTCCCAAACCCTCGCCTTCGCTGGCTCCTTTTACCAAACCGGCGATATCTTTAAATTCAATCGCCGCGGGTATAATGACATTGGTGTTGGCAATTTTGGAGAGCACCTCCAAGCGGGCATCGGGTACTTGGACTACTCCTACGTTGGGCTCAATAGTACAGAAGGGGTAGTTGGCCGATTCAGCCTTCCGCGTTCGAGTAACCGCGTTAAAGAGTGTGGATTTTCCCACATTGGGTAGGCCAACGATTCCTGCTTGAAGCATGTTTTTCGGTGTTAAATGGTGAAAATGTGTCGAAAATGAAGCGGAACAGCTAGAAAGGGCACCTAGCCAAAGACAATAGCAAAGTTGTATTGACAAGCATTCGCGCTCGCATTGTTTTCTTTCTCCTTTTCCTAAAACCTATTTCTGAAAACACATGGCACTTCGCATAAAACTAGCCCGTGGCGGTTCAGCCCACAACCCAGTCTACCGTATTGTGGTAGGGGAAGCTCGCGTAAAGCGTGATGGCAATTTTGTAGAGTGGATTGGTACCTATTCTCCTAAAGCGGCCCGCGGTCGGTTGAAAATCAACCTGGATCGTGCCGATTACTGGATGGGTGTTGGTGCAAAACCAACGGATACCGTTCGCTCTCTCATCAACAAAGCTCGTCGCGAGCCTGCTGTCGAAGAAGTTGCAGCACCTGCTCCGGTTGTTAAAGCGGCAGCACCTGTCGCTGTTGTTGAAGAAGCAGCACCGGTTGCCGTCGAAGAAGCTCCCGTAGTTGAAGAGGCGGTTGTGGAAGAAACACCGATAGTTGAAGAAGTTCCCGCTGCTGAAGAAGTGGCTACTCCCTTTGAGGCCGAAGCGTCTGCTGAAGAAGCGGTTGTTGAAGAGGCTCCTGAAAAGGCTACCGAGGCTGCTGCTGCTGAGGAAGAAACTCCTGCTGCAGAGGAAGAAAAGAAGGACGCTTAGGCTGTCCTGATTAAATCAACTCGCCGAATCCACGGCATCATATGGAAACCGCGCTCGCCATTGATCTATTGACGCTGTTTCCTGGAATGGCCACTGGCTATCTCGAGGAAAGCATGCTTGGTCGGGCCATCAAACACGGACTCCTTTCGGTAAACGTCCGAGACATTCGTGACTGGGCCAAAGGAAAGCATAAAATAACCGATGACCGGCCCTTCGGTGGAGGTGCCGGTATGGTCATGAAACCCGAGCCCTTGTTTGCCGCCATCGAAAGTGTGAAGCGAGAAAAATCCACGGTGATTTACATGGCACCCGATGGTGAAAAGCTCACCCAAGCCTTGGCAAAAGAGCTGAGCACCGAAAAACACATCGTTTTGCTAAGTGGCCACTATGAAGGAATTGATCAACGCGTACGTGATTGCCTGATCGATCGTGAGGTCAGTATCGGTGACTACATACTCACAAATGGGACCATTGCTGCCTGTGTTGTGATCGACGCTTTAGCCCGATATATACCGGGTTTTTTGGGTGAAGAAAAATCATTGACGCAAGATTCCTTCACAGCCAGTCTCCTCACCTTTCCCCAATTTACGCGCCCTGCGGAGTTCCGCGGAATGCAAATTCCAGAGGTACTTCTCTCTGGAAACCACGCGGAAATTGACGCTTGGCGACTTGCCCAGCGAAAAGAAAATACCAAGTCCAAAAGGCCAGATATAATTTCTAAAGATCCGAATCATGAACCTAATAATTAACGAACTTACTAAAGACGCTATTCGCACCGACCTGGTTGATTTCAAGGTTGGCGATGGAGTGCGCGTGCACCTAAAGATCCAGGAAGCTGGAAAAGAGCGTATTCAGGTTTTTGCCGGAATCGTTATTGCCCGCAAGGGAAGTGGTGTACACGAAACCTTCACGGTTCGTCGTATTTCTTTTGGCGAAGGTGTTGAAAAAGTTTTTCCCGTGAATGCACCAACGATTGATAAGATCGAGGTAGACCGTGAGAGTATCACACGTCGTGCCCGTTTGTATTATATTCGTGACCGTATAGGTAAAGAAGC from Verrucomicrobiota bacterium includes:
- the ychF gene encoding redox-regulated ATPase YchF, which translates into the protein MLQAGIVGLPNVGKSTLFNAVTRTRKAESANYPFCTIEPNVGVVQVPDARLEVLSKIANTNVIIPAAIEFKDIAGLVKGASEGEGLGNQFLANIRECDAIIQVVRCFDDDDIIHTMGGVDPIRDIEIINAELILADMASAEKKHHKSLKMARGGDKEAKAEVDLIERLLPHLNDGKPALTLPMTDEEKVLLKQLFLLSSKPTLFAANVAENDLLDPEANPYVTQVKKYAADHHGAECVSISARLESELIDLSEEEGKEFLADFGVTDSGVSSLIRAAYDLLGLMTYFTAGVQEVRAWTITQNTKAPQAAAAIHTDFEKGFIKAEVVSYEDLVAAGSTAAAREAGRYRLEGKEYVFKDGDVTLFRFNT
- the rpsP gene encoding 30S ribosomal protein S16, which encodes MALRIKLARGGSAHNPVYRIVVGEARVKRDGNFVEWIGTYSPKAARGRLKINLDRADYWMGVGAKPTDTVRSLINKARREPAVEEVAAPAPVVKAAAPVAVVEEAAPVAVEEAPVVEEAVVEETPIVEEVPAAEEVATPFEAEASAEEAVVEEAPEKATEAAAAEEETPAAEEEKKDA
- the trmD gene encoding tRNA (guanosine(37)-N1)-methyltransferase TrmD, producing the protein METALAIDLLTLFPGMATGYLEESMLGRAIKHGLLSVNVRDIRDWAKGKHKITDDRPFGGGAGMVMKPEPLFAAIESVKREKSTVIYMAPDGEKLTQALAKELSTEKHIVLLSGHYEGIDQRVRDCLIDREVSIGDYILTNGTIAACVVIDALARYIPGFLGEEKSLTQDSFTASLLTFPQFTRPAEFRGMQIPEVLLSGNHAEIDAWRLAQRKENTKSKRPDIISKDPNHEPNN
- the rplS gene encoding 50S ribosomal protein L19, whose amino-acid sequence is MNLIINELTKDAIRTDLVDFKVGDGVRVHLKIQEAGKERIQVFAGIVIARKGSGVHETFTVRRISFGEGVEKVFPVNAPTIDKIEVDRESITRRARLYYIRDRIGKEATKVKERRLLERRN